A genomic region of Mesobacillus jeotgali contains the following coding sequences:
- a CDS encoding UDP-N-acetylmuramoyl-L-alanyl-D-glutamate--2,6-diaminopimelate ligase — MYIHFNHHSQLSIKRILGTPEQDISGIYYDSRRVTPNSVFVCMSGENHDGHLYIKEAVEKGAGVIAGENLERLEEAFHQYPHVTFVLTESARSFLARISIIFYERVHEKIKTVGVTGTNGKTTVAAYVKSLMTNLEMPSGYIGTIGMFSSKGRIEFSQTTPTTPESIDLHSIFNQMYLQGDQLASMEVTSVAIEQKRVEGINFDIAIHTNLTPEHLEFHHTFENYRNAKLKLFRQAKQAVVNMDDEGMSAEILEIFNGPVLTYSLDKNTEADVKASNIKMSATGTVFEMIVGGESYIVRAPIFGNYNVANLLAAVCTALHSGFTVEEILPAITMLESPEGRLEVLQEYGNRNIILDYAHTPPALKNLIKEVKKMPHRRLIVMIAGIGIRDWEKMPQMAQAIEGEADEIVVSVDHPGFHDPEDIIDKVLTGFKKPRAGNIHRAPTRHEGVLAAMDLSSEKDLIVLTSGCINGAQLVKGERIPHSDKDIIRNYFMLEKETRSVEYV, encoded by the coding sequence ATGTATATTCATTTCAATCATCACAGCCAGCTTTCGATTAAGAGGATTTTGGGAACGCCTGAACAAGATATTAGCGGGATTTATTATGATTCGAGGAGAGTTACTCCTAATTCGGTGTTTGTCTGCATGAGCGGGGAAAACCATGATGGCCATTTGTATATAAAAGAAGCTGTTGAGAAGGGTGCAGGTGTCATTGCCGGTGAAAACCTTGAGCGGCTTGAGGAAGCGTTTCACCAGTATCCACACGTGACATTTGTTTTAACCGAAAGCGCTCGCAGCTTCCTGGCAAGGATTTCAATCATCTTTTATGAACGAGTCCATGAAAAAATCAAAACGGTGGGAGTAACCGGAACGAATGGCAAAACAACTGTAGCGGCCTATGTAAAATCACTTATGACAAATTTAGAAATGCCGAGCGGATATATTGGTACAATTGGAATGTTCTCCTCAAAGGGCAGAATTGAATTCAGCCAGACGACCCCGACTACACCTGAATCAATTGATTTGCATTCTATTTTTAATCAAATGTACCTGCAGGGTGACCAGCTTGCTTCGATGGAGGTGACCTCCGTGGCCATCGAACAGAAGCGAGTAGAAGGAATCAACTTTGATATTGCCATACATACAAACCTGACGCCCGAACATCTTGAATTCCATCATACATTTGAAAATTATCGCAACGCTAAGCTGAAGCTGTTCCGCCAGGCAAAACAAGCCGTAGTGAATATGGATGATGAGGGAATGTCAGCTGAAATCCTCGAAATTTTTAACGGACCTGTGCTGACATACAGCCTCGATAAGAACACAGAGGCGGACGTGAAAGCGAGCAATATCAAGATGTCTGCCACTGGGACGGTCTTTGAGATGATTGTCGGGGGAGAGTCCTATATCGTCAGGGCTCCGATTTTCGGCAATTATAATGTTGCAAACCTTCTGGCGGCAGTATGTACTGCGCTGCATTCCGGATTCACCGTCGAGGAAATTCTCCCGGCGATCACGATGCTTGAAAGCCCTGAAGGAAGGCTTGAAGTGTTGCAGGAATACGGAAACCGAAACATTATCCTGGATTATGCACACACGCCTCCAGCCTTGAAAAACCTGATCAAAGAGGTGAAAAAAATGCCTCACCGTCGCCTGATTGTGATGATTGCGGGGATAGGGATCAGGGATTGGGAGAAGATGCCGCAAATGGCCCAGGCGATTGAAGGGGAGGCGGATGAAATTGTTGTTTCGGTTGATCACCCGGGCTTTCATGATCCTGAGGATATTATCGATAAGGTTCTTACCGGTTTTAAAAAGCCGCGAGCGGGCAATATCCATAGAGCGCCAACTCGTCATGAGGGTGTCCTGGCTGCTATGGACTTAAGCAGTGAAAAGGATCTGATCGTCCTGACAAGCGGCTGTATCAACGGGGCACAGCTGGTAAAAGGAGAACGGATCCCGCATTCCGATAAAGACATCATCCGTAATTATTTCATGTTGGAAAAAGAGACCCGCAGCGTGGAGTATGTCTAA
- a CDS encoding protein adenylyltransferase SelO: protein MTNNQAGWNIDNSYSRLPKIFYSLQKPAPVEVPELVIFNESLAEELGLNPEVLQDDEGAAVFGGNEVPEGGTPLAQAYAGHQFGHFTMLGDGRAVLLGEQVTPDGERFDIQLKGSGRTPYSRGGDGRAGLGPMLREFIISEAMVGLGIPTTRSLAVTTTGEQIIRETMQTGAILTRVAASHLRVGTFQFAANWGKTEDLRALADYAIERHYPEVEGEENRYLSFLKKVIKRQAALIAKWQHVGFIHGVMNTDNMTISGETIDYGPCAFMDTYDPATVFSSIDRDGRYAYGNQPYIGGWNLSRFAEALLPLLNEDEDEAVKLAEEALSEFPEIFESEFISGMRLKLGIFNEEKEDKAIISDLLNLMHKHKADFTNTFKALTFDQLEESELFKAQEFTKWHGRWEERLGRQEQSKEDAQELMRDNNPGVIPRNHRVEEALEAAVNGDLSVMVKLLEILANPYEHSAEQAEYCKPAPPSVRPYKTFCGT, encoded by the coding sequence ATGACGAATAATCAAGCCGGCTGGAATATCGATAATAGCTATTCACGGCTGCCTAAAATATTTTATAGTCTTCAGAAACCAGCTCCTGTGGAGGTACCGGAACTGGTCATCTTTAATGAGTCGCTTGCGGAGGAGCTCGGTTTAAATCCTGAAGTGCTGCAAGATGACGAAGGGGCTGCCGTCTTTGGCGGCAACGAGGTCCCAGAAGGGGGAACTCCGCTTGCCCAGGCATATGCAGGACATCAATTCGGTCATTTCACGATGCTTGGCGACGGGAGGGCAGTTCTGCTTGGCGAGCAGGTCACCCCTGATGGCGAGCGATTTGATATCCAGCTGAAAGGCTCAGGGCGTACACCATATTCCCGTGGCGGAGACGGCCGTGCAGGACTTGGACCGATGCTCAGGGAATTTATCATCAGTGAAGCAATGGTAGGTTTGGGAATCCCGACGACCAGAAGTCTGGCAGTGACGACAACGGGGGAGCAAATCATCCGCGAGACGATGCAAACTGGAGCAATCCTAACCCGTGTGGCAGCCAGTCATCTAAGGGTTGGTACATTCCAATTTGCCGCGAACTGGGGTAAGACAGAGGACCTGCGGGCATTGGCTGATTATGCAATCGAGCGTCATTATCCTGAAGTTGAAGGAGAGGAAAACCGCTACCTTTCCTTTTTGAAAAAAGTAATCAAGCGTCAGGCAGCATTGATTGCGAAATGGCAGCATGTTGGTTTTATCCATGGGGTCATGAACACTGACAACATGACAATCAGCGGCGAGACGATTGATTATGGGCCATGTGCTTTCATGGACACCTATGATCCGGCGACCGTTTTCAGTTCAATTGACCGCGACGGCCGCTATGCATATGGGAATCAGCCGTATATTGGCGGCTGGAATCTTTCGAGGTTTGCTGAAGCCTTGTTGCCTTTGCTGAATGAAGATGAAGACGAGGCGGTAAAACTGGCGGAGGAAGCCCTCTCTGAATTCCCAGAGATATTTGAGTCAGAATTCATATCCGGAATGAGATTGAAACTGGGTATTTTCAATGAGGAAAAAGAAGACAAGGCGATTATATCCGACCTGCTTAATCTCATGCATAAGCATAAAGCTGACTTTACGAATACGTTTAAAGCATTGACCTTTGACCAGTTAGAAGAATCGGAGTTGTTCAAGGCTCAGGAGTTCACGAAGTGGCATGGGAGATGGGAGGAAAGACTTGGGCGCCAGGAGCAATCGAAGGAAGACGCACAGGAGCTGATGCGTGACAACAATCCGGGTGTCATACCGCGAAATCATAGGGTAGAGGAAGCACTCGAGGCGGCTGTGAATGGTGACTTGAGTGTCATGGTGAAATTGCTCGAAATCCTTGCCAACCCATACGAGCATTCAGCTGAACAGGCCGAATACTGCAAGCCGGCACCCCCATCAGTACGTCCATACAAAACTTTTTGCGGGACATAA
- a CDS encoding MerR family transcriptional regulator, which translates to MYSIKQVSERLDIPAVTIRAWENRYNVVAPTRTDGGHRLYSEKDLETLKWIKTQVHEKNMKISDAVRLLQESPPASAPPPSQNDKYGELKEKLYESLINLDTQKANQIADLAFSLYDYEEVFHHILVQVLYKVGDEWENGAISVAQEHFASQFIINRCTQFLRILPVNPALQKVLAFCPEGEQHQIGLMVFSLFLKKKGHDVIYLGPNTPLEGLSDLIKMKNISVVAISMTNPKPIKKVEDWIQSCLKLDPSLKFIVGGSCVDECPKLESKSVTYSLGFDWDKWYDSFMRGI; encoded by the coding sequence TTGTATAGCATTAAGCAAGTATCAGAACGATTGGATATACCCGCCGTCACGATTAGGGCCTGGGAAAACCGCTACAATGTTGTAGCTCCGACAAGGACCGATGGCGGCCACCGTTTATATAGCGAAAAGGATCTCGAAACACTGAAGTGGATTAAGACTCAAGTACATGAAAAAAACATGAAAATCAGTGACGCAGTCCGGCTGCTGCAGGAGTCCCCTCCGGCTTCCGCCCCGCCTCCATCACAAAATGACAAGTACGGTGAGTTAAAAGAAAAGCTATACGAATCCCTAATCAACCTTGATACCCAGAAGGCAAACCAGATTGCGGACCTTGCTTTTTCTTTGTATGACTATGAAGAGGTATTCCATCACATATTAGTTCAGGTTTTGTATAAGGTTGGAGATGAATGGGAGAATGGCGCCATCAGCGTTGCCCAGGAGCATTTTGCTTCGCAGTTCATTATCAACCGCTGCACCCAGTTCCTGAGGATTTTGCCTGTGAATCCAGCACTTCAGAAAGTGTTGGCATTCTGTCCAGAAGGAGAGCAGCATCAAATCGGATTGATGGTTTTCAGCTTATTTTTAAAAAAGAAGGGCCATGACGTCATATATTTAGGCCCGAATACACCACTTGAAGGATTATCAGATCTGATAAAAATGAAAAATATTAGCGTTGTCGCGATTTCAATGACGAATCCGAAACCCATTAAAAAGGTGGAGGACTGGATTCAATCTTGCCTCAAACTGGATCCATCCCTGAAATTCATTGTCGGGGGCAGCTGTGTTGATGAATGTCCAAAACTGGAGTCAAAATCTGTCACCTACTCACTCGGGTTTGACTGGGACAAATGGTATGACTCGTTTATGCGGGGAATATAA
- a CDS encoding DUF378 domain-containing protein: MKTLNLVSLVLLIVGGLNWLLVGLFEWDLVGGLFGGMDSPIAKVVYILVGLAAIYSITLFKVNK; encoded by the coding sequence ATGAAAACTTTAAATTTGGTATCATTAGTATTGCTTATTGTCGGCGGTTTAAATTGGCTTTTGGTTGGTTTATTTGAATGGGATTTAGTCGGCGGTCTTTTCGGAGGCATGGACAGTCCAATTGCAAAGGTAGTCTACATCCTTGTAGGTCTTGCAGCCATTTATAGCATCACGCTTTTTAAAGTGAATAAATAG
- a CDS encoding SE1832 family protein: protein MDKREIEYKIVELKDEYLQLQHNLEKLESVKGNLHPLEKRLAAIEEELSSLNTMLRDM, encoded by the coding sequence ATGGATAAAAGAGAAATAGAATATAAAATCGTCGAATTGAAAGACGAGTATTTACAGCTTCAGCACAATCTTGAAAAATTGGAATCTGTAAAAGGCAACCTGCATCCGCTGGAGAAGCGGCTGGCAGCGATTGAAGAGGAATTAAGTTCCCTAAACACTATGCTTCGGGATATGTAG